A single genomic interval of Melanotaenia boesemani isolate fMelBoe1 chromosome 4, fMelBoe1.pri, whole genome shotgun sequence harbors:
- the LOC121638065 gene encoding microtubule-associated protein futsch-like isoform X2, whose translation MAAVQCTKCTAERKGFRRELDSWRHRLIHCVGFECILEGIYGPILLKDLNLFVGCEPEEVDDWSPEASRSQCSFCNLSLDKLSDPVPAAMSPSSSPSDLSPCQALTISESSQSAHRFLQAVFHKKDVSMDCDSNIPLVAQELMKKMIREFAVEYASKCLLRTNTNGVTRSSSPLSETSDAPLDLTVSRMLEEKEIKPEPDGVLDLSNRNFASSATSSSSNHKVLGFQLPSVTEELGDLGRRGTKFHQSSTLDAVLHSLCSAHRSLLYQILKLAHQEKLLQFLNHKHVSQTESHCCHCGVSPLDTFTPHSAPFNECKAYNHSMYCTSANSSRQSHCSAVYHPGDSKTGCSIHHHPFRSCNSEGHRGSSYGCVQRRRMENLCSNRLPCVSCQSFAVGHRNSIASSFVPSSVVSQSPSCTHSCSCHPNHTCLRQVKNIVDRGVGDGDHHCPVLQREQSPSPPPLSPIPSDISKKTNEKPPALHHHRQVEKAEPMVKCISVSGSHMVADVATATDNEPQCKTPENSQADQNPSGTLLQDVVNRFSQKLETITSIDREPTLLPTPICVTEKEQPQFPSTSQNLQCHADAHLTEIITTVLHTGRASDYSLSELFNKHDKKEPKSPNTRYRRRQEVLVAIATPADDASTRRQSLQIKRELARLDQSYNRRRGPPTKKARLKDGNHSITTSGTSPDPDLVKEVSDGNHSITTSGTSPDPDLVKEVSKRKNVVVEPVENHKVLKATLSMLSAERDREETEEAIKTVITEELEAVKGEESEREISEKKQLTLSNTQIQNPELQCTHKTQDLKEAQTQVITVNATSTHQYGSSCREDCKGGCDTSLVETPSIQSFDTDNTPGKDSSSPVKEGQKCQSVQCKGVRKSTRNIVPPQWILSYVTEPRLFIPASISDSIFNSTAQNNKALTSSTLDSFSKDANNVHLKSESGTHLSSQECIGKLAYKTPKKHCELSNTEIKVPYQSLSQTTVKESSEKHSPEKRADDIDCGLSRRLRSSSRLEVPDMPKNSSNADVTIKSISVESPFSSQIQYTSPIKLMFVSPVKDKGGVKYSLKSAGSGSTTQTEEPFDPYEESSWSGAPQKHKRQSRKCASVQSVILQCKSATLCTRSASSPVKSAFSPAKTTSSPAKSAPSPAKSASSTAKSASSPAKSAFSPAKTTSSPAKSASSPTKSASSPAKSTPSPAKSASSSAKSASSPAKSASSPAKSASSPAKSTPSPAKSASSPAKSASSPAKSTPLLAKTTSFPMSAYSPPKSGSRRSSDSTPSKRLSGTESQHSPDDLPSPHETTPPKRRPGRPKKLGPHLEQKVKRPIGRPRKQKAVDAAASTETRTLNGKCLVASDSEDSVNKNLKITVVYGRSRRNKRMVSEGFDKLQTDFSDVLQGVDLKGDLGIFLHRSKKSSSSIKTASEEINLVSPAKEPAPQSGGNIKFAKRDESAPSRKPGRPAKVKISGISVTVTTVSPRQRKILINKDKQQSPETHLPKKALLPEVTSAKEPRTISCQLTSKRSQMEEGLETNKHKDELPNRSVAVRHSMRVRKPSIHFLHAVATSGFRSYSHSNALLRRSKQLLLTKESNERRQEEQQRSVKTSGKKRQFYGQERASIPQDLSKVAAVSVESIFSPKETLRWWAASAEEQTLNQELARRIRLISDTWVTDTAETQDDEISLNSTLDTQGSSSLTRKSKNSSVVRALFDCSPNKPRSCSMQQVCSWFMQTTETQSLAIVKKASSRNPYELMHFPRSANKESVCHSPQAERLRKHIKKFAKTVPKSPLQHQQAQRRLKKNKVRRQLFIPRFAMHKRSRGVLWWRCNSSGKYKATLVRARSRFLTQKERKTRQKKRGNKKKRKVTSVCLNRTVVTGQRPSRKASHRSVKDQFSDCLESNATCSVNRTQELVDAHKEQNLSSKAWSPETLKECRVFLRKINSPDSESAEEWDSCTVTLDDGSPSAYLFAGKERELVQVVEAVKSERKRSTSNTRQQTDSVVKSVQKQDAVPAGRQRCKRSPGVVSTELPQPPPAKKLRQSRMRGLTGPRWCDFVFEN comes from the exons GGTTTGAATGTATTCTGGAGGGAATCTATGGTCCAATTCTGCTGAAAGACCTCAATTTATTTGTTG GCTGTGAACCTGAAGAGGTGGATGACTGGTCCCCAGAAGCGAGCCGCTCTCAATGTTCATTCTGTAACCTTTCACTGGACAAACTCAGT GATCCAGTACCTGCAGCCATGTCGccttcctcctccccctctgATTTATCTCCCTGTCAGGCCCTGACCATCTCTGAGAGCAGCCAGTCAGCACACAGGTTCCTCCAAGCAGTGTTTCACAAGAAAG ATGTGTCCATGGACTGTGATTCGAACATACCTCTGGTTGCCCAGGAGCTGATGAAGAAGATGATACGCGAATTTGCTGTGGAGTACGCATCCAAGTGCTTGCTCCGCACCAATACAAATGGTGTAACAAGGTCCTCATCGCCATTGTCAGAAACATCAGATGCCCCTCTGGACCTCACAGTGAGCCGAATGCTGGAAGAGAAGGAGATTAAGCCTGAACCAG ATGGCGTGCTAGACCTATCCAACCGGAATTTTGCCAGCTCAGCAACTTCATCGTCATCTAATCACAAAGTTTTGGG TTTCCAGCTGCCATCAGTTACAGAAGAACTGGGAGATCTGGGACGGCGAGGGACTAAGTTTCATCAGAGTTCTACGTTGGACGCTGTTCTACATTCTTTGTGCTCAGCACACCGATCTTTACTCTACCAAATCCTGAAGCTGGCACACCAGGAAAAATTGCTCCAGTTTCTTAATCACAAACATGTCAGTCAGACtgaatcccactgctgtcaCTGTGGTGTAAGCCCACTGGATACCTTTACACCTCATTCAGCCCCTTTTAATGAATGTAAAGCCTATAACCACAGCATGTACTGCACTTCAGCAAATAGCAGTCGTCAAAGTCATTGCAGTGCCGTGtaccatccaggagactcaaAGACTGGCTGTAGCATCCATCATCATCCCTTCAGAAGCTGTAACAGTGAAGGTCATCGGGGCTCCAGCTATGGTTGTGTGCAGAGGCGCAGGATGGAAAATCTCTGCTCCAACAGACTTCCTTGTGTTTCCTGCCAAAGCTTTGCAGTGGGCCACAGAAACAGCATAGCAAGTTCTTTTGTGCCCTCTTCAGTGGTATCCCAATCCCCATCTTGTACTCACTCTTGTTCATGTCATCCAAACCACACCTGTCTGAGACAAGTCAAAAATATAGTAGATAGAGGGGTTGGAGATGGGGATCATCACTGTCCTGTCCTACAGAGGGAACAGAGCCCTTCTCCTCCCCCTCTGTCCCCCATTCCCTCAGACATCAGTaagaaaactaatgaaaaacCACCAGCCCTCCATCACCACAGGCAAGTGGAGAAAGCTGAACCAATGGTTAAATGCATTTCTGTGAGTGGTAGCCACATGGTAGCAGATGTGGCTACAGCTACAGATAACGAGCCACAGTGTAAGACCCCAGAAAATAGTCAGGCTGATCAAAATCCAAGCGGGACTTTGCTGCAAGATGTTGTGAATCGCTTCAGTCAGAAACTGGAGACAATCACATCTATAGACAGAGAACCTACTCTGCTTCCGACACCTATCTGTGTTACTGAAAAGGAGCAACCACAGTTTCCCTCAACCAGTCAGAACCTACAGTGTCATGCTGATGCACATCTGACCGAAATCATCACCACAGTGCTTCACACAGGCCGCGCTAGCGACTACAGTCTCAGTGAGCTGTTTAACAAACACGATAAGAAAGAGCCTAAGTCGCCCAATACCCGCTACCGCCGTCGCCAGGAAGTTCTGGTTGCTATAGCAACACCTGCTGATGATGCATCTACCAGAAGGCAAAGTTTACAAATTAAACGTGAGCTTGCCAGGCTTGATCAGTCCTACAACAGGAGAAGGGGACCTCCAACAAAGAAAGCAAGACTGAAAGATGGAAATCACTCTATAACTACATCAGGCACTTCACCAGACCCAGATCTTGTTAAGGAGGTGTCTGATGGAAATCATTCTATAACTACATCAGGCACTTCACCAGACCCAGATCTTGTTAAGGAGgtgtctaaaagaaaaaatgtagtTGTAGAACCTGTAGAGAATCATAAAGTCCTGAAGGCAACACTGAGTATGCTCTCAGCAGAAAGAGACAGGGAGGAAACTGAAGAAGCCATAAAAACAGTTATAACAGAAGAGCTGGAGGCTGTTAAAGGAGAGGAGAGTGAAAGGGAGATAAGTGAGAAAAAACAACTTACTTTGTCAAATACTCAAATACAAAACCCTGAGCTACAATGTACACATAAAACACAAGACTTAAAAGAAGCACAGACACAGGTGATAACAGTGAACGCAACCTCAACACATCAGTATGGTAGTTCCTGTAGAGAAGATTGTAAAGGTGGCTGTGATACGAGTCTCGTAGAAACCCCATCAATCCAAAGCTTTGACACAGACAACACACCTGGTAAAGATTCCTCCAGTCCTGTTAAAGAGGGACAAAAGTGTCAGTCAGTCCAGTGCAAGGGCGTAAGAAAATCCACAAGAAATATTGTCCCTCCACAGTGGATTTTATCCTATGTCACAGAGCCCAGATTGTTCATCCCTGCAAGTATCTCTGACAGCATCTTCAACAGTACAGCACAAAACAACAAGGCTTTGACATCTAGCACCTTGGACTCATTTTCTAAAGATGCCAACAATGTCCATCTTAAATCAGAAAGTGGAACCCACCTGTCCTCACAGGAGTGCATAGGAAAGCTTGCCtataaaacaccaaaaaaacattgtgaacTTTCTAACACAGAGATAAAAGTTCCATATCAGAGCTTGTCCCAAACAACAGTCAAAGAGAGTTCTGAAAAACACAGCCCAGAAAAAAGAGCAGATGATATTGACTGTGGCTTAAGTAGAAGGCTACGATCATCTTCAAGACTAGAGGTTCCTGATATGCCCAAAAACTCATCAAATGCTGATGTCACTATTAAGTCCATCAGTGTTGAGAGCCCTTTCAGCTCCCAAATCCAGTACACTAGTCCAATCAAGCTCATGTTTGTATCACCAGTAAAGGATAAAGGAGGAGTTAAATATAGTCTCAAATCAGCAGGTTCTGGTTCTACTACACAAACAGAAGAACCTTTTGACCCCTATGAAGAGTCTTCATGGTCAGGAGCACCTCAGAAACACAAAAGGCAGAGCAGAAAGTGTGCATCAGTACAATCTGTCATTTTACAATGTAAATCTGCTACCTTGTGCACTAGATCTGCATCTTCCCCTGTCAAGTCAGCATTTTCACCGGCCAAGACAACTTCCTCACCGGCCAAGTCGGCGCCTTCACCAGCCAAGTCAGCTTCCTCAACGGCCAAGTCGGCTTCCTCGCCGGCCAAGTCAGCATTTTCACCAGCCAAGACAACTTCCTCACCGGCCAAGTCGGCTTCCTCGCCGACCAAGTCGGCTTCCTCGCCGGCCAA GTCAACACCTTCACCGGCCAAGTCGGCTTCCTCATCGGCCAAATCAGCTTCCTCGCCGGCCAAGTCGGCTTCCTCACCGGCCAAGTCGGCTTCCTCGCCGGCCAAGTCAACACCTTCGCCGGCCAAATCGGCTTCCTCGCCGGCCAAGTCGGCTTCCTCGCCGGCCAAGTCGACGCCTTTGCTGGCCAAGACAACATCTTTTCCAATGTCGGCGTATTCACCACCTAAAAGTGGCTCCAGAAGATCAAGCGACAGTACTCCATCCAAGCGTTTATCTGGAACTGAAAGCCAACATTCACCAGATGATTTGCCATCTCCCCATGAAACCACTCCTCCAAAAAGACGTCCAGGCCGGCCAAAAAAGCTGGGACCACATTTGGAGCAAAAAGTGAAGAGGCCCATTGGTCGACCTCGTAAGCAGAAGGCTGTTGATGCTGCAGCATCAACAGAGACAAGAacattaaatggaaaatgtctTGTGGCATCTGATAGTGAGGACAGTGTGAACAAAAATCTCAAAATTACGGTAGTATATGGTCGTTCAAGGAGAAACAAACGAATGGTGTCTGAGGGTTTTGACAAGCTACAGACAGACTTTAGTGATGTTTTGCAGGGAGTGGATCTTAAAGGTGACTTGGGCATTTTCTTGCACCGTTCTAAGAAGAGTTCAAGTAGTATCAAAACAGCCTCAGAAGAGATAAACTTAGTCAGCCCTGCAAAAGAGCCTGCTCCTCAGTCAGGCGGCAACATCAAATTTGCGAAGCGGGATGAATCTGCCCCCTCAAGAAAACCAGGAAGACCTGCAAAAGTTAAAATCTCTGGAATATCTGTTACAGTCACTACAGTGTCACCTCGTCAACGCAAAATTCTGATAAATAAAGACAAGCAGCAATCACCTGAAACACATCTTCCTAAGAAAGCACTCCTGCCAGAGGTCACATCTGCCAAAGAGCCCCGGACAATCAGCTGTCAGTTAACAAGCAAAAGGAGTCAAATGGAGGAGGGGTTAGAAACAAACAAGCATAAAGATGAACTGCCAAATCGGTCTGTAGCAGTGCGACATTCGATGAGGGTAAGAAAACCCTCTATCCACTTTCTGCATGCGGTTGCTACTTCAGGTTTTAGATCATACAGCCACAGTAATGCTCTTCTACGGCGCTCTAAGCAGCTTCTGCTAACCAAGGAAAGCAATGAAAGGAGACAGGAAGAGCAACAGAGAAGTGTAAAAACTTCAGGAAAGAAAAGGCAGTTCTATGGACAAGAGAGGGCAAGCATTCCTCAAGACCTGAGCAAAGTTGCAGCAGTATCTGTAGAGTCAATCTTTAGCCCAAAAGAGACACTAAGGTGGTGGGCAGCATCAGCTGAGGAGCAGACATTGAACCAGGAGCTTGCCAGGAGAATACGACTTATCTCTGACACCTGGGTCACAGACACTGCTGAGACCCAAGATGATGAAATTTCTCTTAACTCCACATTAGACACTCAAGGGAGCAGTTCATTAACTAGAAAGTCAAAAAATTCATCTGTGGTCAGAGCACTGTTTGACTGTTCACCTAACAAACCAAGGTCCTGTAGCATGCAGCAGGTCTGCTCCTGGTTTATGCAGACTACAGAGACACAATCTCTGGCCATTGTCAAGAAGGCAAGCTCCCGTAATCCTTATGAACTCATGCACTTCCCTCGCTCTGCTAATAAAGAAAGTGTTTGCCATAGTCCTCAGGCAGAGCGACTCCGCAAACATATCAAGAAGTTTGCCAAAACTGTGCCAAAAAGCCCACTGCAACATCAGCAAGCTCAACGACGActgaaaaagaataaagttaGGCGACAGCTTTTTATTCCTAGATTTGCAATGCATAAACGCAGTCGGGGAGTCCTGTGGTGGAGATGCAACTCATCTGGTAAATACAAGGCAACTTTGGTCAGAGCAAGGTCAAGGTTCCTAACCCAAAAGGAAAGGAAGACACGTCAAAAGAAGCGggggaacaaaaagaaaagaaaagtgacaTCGGTTTGCTTAAACAGAACTGTAGTAACTGGACAACGGCCAAGTCGTAAAGCATCGCACAGGTCAGTAAAAGATCAGTTCTCTGACTGTCTTGAGAGCAATGCCACCTGTTCTGTTAACCGAACTCAGGAACTTGTGGATGCACACAAAGAGCAGAATCTCAGTTCCAAAGCCTGGAGTCCTGAAACTCTAAAAGAGTGCCGGGTGTTTCTGAGAAAGATCAACTCTCCGGATAGCGAGTCAGCTGAGGAGTGGGACTCCTGTACTGTGACACTGGATGATGGGTCACCTTCTGCATACCTCTTTGCTGGGAAGGAGAGAGAACTGGTACAAGTTGTTGAAGCTgtgaaaagtgaaagaaaaaggagcACAAGTAACACAAGGCAGCAGACGGATTCTGTAGTGAAATCAGTGCAGAAGCAGGATGCGGTGCCAGCGGGGAGGCAGAGGTGTAAAAGAAGCCCTGGGGTTGTATCTACTGAACTACCACAACCACCACCAGCGAAAAAGTTGAGACAATCGCGAATGAGGGGCCTGACAGGACCGAGATGGTGCGACTTTGTGTTTG AAAACTAA